The Streptomyces sp. NL15-2K genome contains a region encoding:
- a CDS encoding malate dehydrogenase produces MTRTPVNVTVTGAAGQIGYALLFRIASGQLLGADVPVKLRLLEITPALKAAEGTAMELDDCAFPLLQGIDITDDPNVAFDGANVALLVGARPRTKGMERGDLLEANGGIFKPQGKAINDHAADDVKVLVVGNPANTNALIAQAAAPDVPAERFTAMTRLDHNRALTQLAKKTGSTVADIKRLTIWGNHSATQYPDIFHATVAGKNAAEVVGDEKWLAEDFIPTVAKRGAAIIEARGASSAASAANAAIDHIHTWVNGTADGDWASMGIPSDGSYGVPEGLISSFPVTTKDGKYEIVQGLDINEFSRARIDASVKELEEEREAVRGLGLI; encoded by the coding sequence ATGACCCGCACTCCCGTGAACGTCACCGTCACCGGCGCGGCCGGCCAGATCGGTTACGCCCTGCTCTTCCGCATCGCCTCCGGCCAGCTGCTCGGCGCGGACGTGCCGGTCAAGCTGCGCCTTCTGGAGATCACCCCGGCGCTGAAGGCCGCCGAGGGCACGGCCATGGAGCTGGACGACTGCGCCTTCCCGCTGCTGCAGGGCATCGACATCACGGACGACCCGAACGTCGCCTTCGACGGCGCCAACGTCGCCCTCCTCGTGGGCGCCCGCCCGCGCACCAAGGGCATGGAGCGCGGCGACCTGCTGGAGGCCAACGGCGGCATCTTCAAGCCGCAGGGCAAGGCCATCAACGACCACGCCGCGGACGACGTCAAGGTCCTCGTCGTCGGCAACCCGGCCAACACCAACGCGCTGATCGCCCAGGCCGCCGCCCCGGACGTACCGGCCGAGCGCTTCACCGCGATGACCCGCCTGGACCACAACCGCGCGCTGACCCAGCTCGCGAAGAAGACGGGCTCGACGGTCGCCGACATCAAGCGCCTGACCATCTGGGGCAACCACTCCGCCACCCAGTACCCCGACATCTTCCACGCCACGGTCGCCGGCAAGAACGCGGCCGAGGTCGTGGGCGACGAGAAGTGGCTCGCCGAGGACTTCATCCCGACCGTCGCCAAGCGCGGCGCCGCGATCATCGAGGCCCGTGGCGCCTCCTCCGCGGCGTCCGCCGCCAACGCCGCCATCGACCACATCCACACCTGGGTCAACGGCACGGCGGACGGCGACTGGGCCTCCATGGGCATCCCGTCGGACGGCTCCTACGGTGTCCCCGAGGGCCTGATCTCCTCCTTCCCGGTCACCACCAAGGACGGCAAGTACGAGATCGTCCAGGGCCTGGACATCAACGAGTTCTCCCGCGCCCGCATCGACGCCTCCGTGAAGGAGCTCGAGGAGGAGCGCGAGGCGGTCCGCGGTCTCGGCCTCATCTGA
- a CDS encoding MarR family winged helix-turn-helix transcriptional regulator encodes MEPVSTDQVAALRRFNRYFTRRIGVLDHHYLGQDRPLGEARLLFEIHESASGASLRELRARLGLDAGYLSRMAKALEAQGLVRMSVHPGDNRLRRVELTPAGRAEVEEQNRRAGAFAAGLLQGLAPGQRAELTGALATAQRLLRLAGITVELVDGASPDARACLDAYAADIDARFPEGFDKSDLVRPEEVSGDAGAFFVAYERTAGTVARPMGCGALRRLEPGVGEIRHVWVHPDARRLGLARRLLGALEGEALRRGWTVVRLDTHAVLTEARAMYRACGYGEIPAYVDHVYAHHWFEKRLTTRG; translated from the coding sequence ATGGAGCCAGTGTCGACAGACCAGGTGGCGGCCCTCCGCCGGTTCAACCGCTACTTCACGCGCCGCATCGGCGTCCTCGACCACCACTACCTCGGCCAGGACCGCCCGCTCGGCGAGGCCCGGCTGCTGTTCGAGATCCACGAGAGCGCGTCCGGGGCGTCCCTGCGCGAGCTCAGGGCCCGGCTCGGTCTCGACGCCGGGTATCTCAGCCGGATGGCGAAGGCCCTGGAGGCACAGGGCCTGGTCAGGATGAGCGTGCACCCCGGTGACAACCGGCTGCGGCGGGTGGAGCTGACCCCCGCGGGACGCGCCGAGGTCGAGGAGCAGAACCGCCGGGCGGGCGCCTTCGCCGCCGGGCTGCTTCAAGGCCTCGCCCCGGGCCAGCGCGCCGAGTTGACCGGGGCACTGGCCACCGCACAGCGCCTGCTGCGCCTCGCCGGCATCACCGTCGAACTCGTCGACGGCGCCTCCCCGGACGCCCGGGCCTGCCTGGACGCCTACGCCGCCGACATCGACGCCCGCTTCCCGGAGGGCTTCGACAAGTCCGACCTCGTCCGGCCGGAGGAGGTGTCCGGGGACGCCGGCGCGTTCTTCGTCGCGTACGAGCGCACCGCGGGCACCGTGGCCCGCCCGATGGGCTGCGGGGCGCTACGGCGCCTGGAACCCGGCGTCGGCGAGATCCGGCACGTGTGGGTGCACCCGGACGCTCGCCGCCTGGGGCTCGCCCGACGGCTGCTCGGCGCGCTGGAGGGGGAGGCGCTGCGGCGCGGCTGGACGGTCGTACGCCTCGACACGCACGCGGTGCTCACCGAAGCGCGGGCGATGTACCGGGCGTGCGGGTACGGGGAGATCCCGGCGTACGTCGATCACGTCTACGCCCACCACTGGTTCGAGAAGCGGCTGACGACGCGCGGCTGA
- a CDS encoding aldehyde dehydrogenase family protein has translation MGDTVELQARKTIHVGGEWREAVSGATREILDPADALPFALVAEGDEKDTDLAVAAARQAFDAGDWPRTPVAERAAVLRRVADLLVRDREELGLLESRDAGKTVEEGRVDIDCVADAFRYFADLVAAEAPGRVVDAGSPDIHSVVVHEPVGVCALITPWNYPLLQASWKIAPALAAGNTFVVKPSEITPLTTIALIDLLAEAGLPAGAANIVTGPGHSVGARLAEHPDVDLVSFTGGLISGTKVAQAAAPSVKKVALELGGKNPNVVFADACATDEAFDTAVDQALNAAFIHSGQVCSAGGRLIVEGSVRDRFVAELARRAGKIRLGRGTEDGVECGPLVSEQQRAKVEAYVESALAEGAVLRSGGQRPEPSPQRPATGYFYEPTVLDHCHREMKVVREEVFGPVLTVETFRTEDEAVALANDTEYGLAGAVWTADAGRARRVAARLRHGTVWINDFHPYLPQAEWGGFGKSGVGRELGPAGLAEYRESKHVYQNLAPKPVRWFAG, from the coding sequence ATGGGGGACACAGTGGAACTCCAGGCGCGGAAGACCATCCACGTGGGCGGGGAGTGGCGTGAAGCCGTCTCCGGCGCCACGCGCGAGATCCTCGACCCCGCGGACGCCCTGCCGTTCGCCCTGGTCGCGGAGGGCGACGAGAAGGACACCGACCTGGCGGTCGCGGCCGCCCGGCAGGCCTTCGACGCCGGCGACTGGCCCCGCACGCCCGTCGCCGAGCGCGCCGCCGTGCTGCGCCGCGTCGCCGACCTCCTGGTCCGCGACCGCGAGGAGCTCGGCCTGCTGGAGAGCCGGGACGCGGGCAAGACCGTGGAGGAGGGGCGCGTCGACATCGACTGTGTCGCCGACGCCTTCCGCTACTTCGCCGACCTCGTCGCCGCCGAGGCCCCCGGCCGGGTCGTCGACGCCGGCTCGCCGGACATCCACAGCGTCGTCGTGCACGAGCCCGTCGGCGTCTGCGCGCTGATCACGCCCTGGAACTATCCGCTGCTCCAGGCCAGCTGGAAGATCGCCCCCGCGCTCGCGGCCGGAAACACCTTCGTGGTCAAGCCGAGCGAGATCACCCCGCTGACCACGATCGCCCTGATCGACCTGCTGGCGGAGGCGGGCCTGCCCGCCGGAGCGGCCAACATCGTCACCGGTCCCGGCCACTCGGTCGGCGCCCGGCTCGCCGAGCACCCCGACGTCGACCTCGTCTCCTTCACCGGCGGCCTGATCAGCGGCACGAAGGTGGCCCAGGCCGCCGCCCCGAGCGTCAAGAAGGTCGCCCTCGAACTCGGCGGCAAGAACCCCAACGTCGTCTTCGCCGACGCCTGCGCCACCGACGAGGCCTTCGACACCGCCGTCGACCAGGCCCTCAACGCTGCCTTCATCCACAGCGGCCAGGTCTGCTCGGCGGGCGGCCGGCTCATCGTCGAGGGGTCGGTCCGGGACCGCTTCGTCGCCGAACTCGCCCGCAGGGCCGGGAAGATCCGCCTCGGCCGCGGCACCGAGGACGGCGTCGAGTGCGGCCCGCTCGTCTCCGAGCAGCAGCGCGCCAAGGTCGAGGCGTACGTCGAGTCCGCGCTCGCCGAGGGCGCCGTACTGCGCTCCGGCGGCCAGCGGCCCGAGCCTTCCCCGCAGCGGCCCGCCACCGGCTACTTCTACGAGCCGACCGTCCTCGACCACTGCCACCGCGAGATGAAGGTCGTGCGGGAGGAGGTCTTCGGACCGGTCCTCACCGTCGAGACCTTCCGCACGGAGGACGAGGCGGTCGCCCTCGCCAACGACACCGAGTACGGCCTCGCGGGCGCCGTCTGGACCGCCGACGCCGGCCGGGCCCGCAGGGTAGCGGCCCGCCTGCGCCACGGCACCGTCTGGATCAACGACTTCCACCCCTACCTCCCCCAGGCGGAGTGGGGCGGCTTCGGCAAGAGCGGAGTGGGCCGCGAACTCGGGCCCGCCGGACTCGCCGAGTACCGCGAGAGCAAGCACGTCTACCAGAACCTCGCGCCGAAGCCCGTCCGCTGGTTCGCCGGCTGA
- a CDS encoding GMC oxidoreductase yields MSDTPQVNDHVYDYVVIGGGTAGSVIASRLTENPDVTVAVIEGGPSDVGRDDVLTLRRWMGLLGGELDYDYPTTEQPRGNSHIRHSRARVLGGCSSHNTLIAFKPLPSDWDEWEAAGARGWGAVPMEAYFARLLNNIVPVDEKDRNAIARDFVDAAQKALDVPRIESFNKKPFNDGVGFFDLAYHPENNKRSSASVAYLHPVMDERANLTILLETWAYRLELDGKRAEGVRVRTKDGEEFVVRARNEVLLCAGAVDSPRLLLHSGVGPKADLEALGIPVAHDLPGVGENLLDHPESVIVWETHGPIPENSAMDSDAGLFVRRDPEHAGPDLMFHFYQIPFTDNPERLGYERPPHGVSMTPNIPKPKSRGRLYLTSADPAVKPALDFRYFTDEDDHDGRTLVDGIKIAREIARTEPLAGWLKREVAPGPQVTGDEELSEYARKVAHTVYHPAGTCRMGAVSDELAVVDPELRIRGLDGIRIADASVFPAMTAVNPMIGVLMVGEKAADLIGGGA; encoded by the coding sequence ATGTCCGACACCCCCCAAGTCAACGATCATGTCTACGATTACGTCGTCATCGGCGGCGGCACGGCAGGCTCCGTCATCGCCTCCCGCCTCACCGAGAACCCCGACGTCACCGTCGCCGTCATCGAGGGCGGCCCCAGCGACGTCGGCCGCGACGACGTCCTGACCCTGCGCCGCTGGATGGGCCTGCTCGGCGGCGAGCTGGACTACGACTACCCGACCACCGAGCAGCCGCGCGGCAACTCCCACATCCGGCACAGCCGCGCCCGCGTCCTCGGCGGATGCTCGTCGCACAACACCCTGATCGCCTTCAAGCCGCTGCCGTCCGACTGGGACGAATGGGAGGCGGCCGGCGCCCGGGGCTGGGGTGCGGTGCCGATGGAGGCGTACTTCGCGCGCCTGCTCAACAACATCGTCCCGGTCGACGAGAAGGACCGGAACGCCATCGCCCGCGACTTCGTCGACGCGGCCCAGAAGGCGCTCGACGTGCCACGGATCGAGAGCTTCAACAAGAAGCCGTTCAACGACGGCGTCGGCTTCTTCGACCTCGCCTACCACCCGGAGAACAACAAGCGCTCGTCGGCGTCGGTGGCGTACCTGCACCCGGTGATGGACGAGCGCGCCAACCTGACGATTCTCCTGGAGACCTGGGCGTACCGGCTGGAGCTGGACGGCAAGCGCGCCGAGGGCGTGCGCGTGCGCACCAAGGACGGCGAGGAGTTCGTCGTACGGGCCCGGAACGAGGTCCTCCTGTGCGCGGGCGCCGTCGACTCCCCGCGCCTGCTGCTGCACTCCGGTGTCGGCCCGAAGGCCGACCTGGAGGCGCTGGGCATACCCGTCGCGCACGACCTGCCGGGCGTCGGCGAGAACCTGCTCGACCACCCCGAGTCGGTGATCGTCTGGGAGACGCACGGTCCCATCCCGGAGAACTCGGCGATGGACTCCGACGCGGGCCTGTTCGTGCGCCGCGACCCCGAACACGCGGGCCCCGACCTGATGTTCCACTTCTACCAGATCCCCTTCACGGACAACCCGGAGCGCCTGGGCTACGAACGCCCGCCCCACGGCGTCTCGATGACCCCGAACATCCCCAAGCCGAAGAGCCGCGGCCGGCTGTACCTGACCAGCGCGGACCCGGCCGTGAAGCCGGCTCTCGACTTCCGTTACTTCACCGACGAGGACGACCACGACGGCCGTACCCTCGTCGACGGCATCAAGATCGCCCGTGAGATCGCCAGGACCGAGCCGCTGGCCGGCTGGCTCAAGCGCGAGGTGGCCCCGGGCCCGCAGGTCACGGGCGACGAGGAGCTGAGCGAGTACGCCCGCAAGGTCGCGCACACCGTGTACCACCCGGCGGGGACCTGCCGTATGGGCGCCGTCTCGGACGAACTCGCCGTAGTCGACCCCGAGTTGAGGATCCGCGGACTGGACGGCATCCGGATCGCCGACGCCTCCGTGTTCCCGGCCATGACCGCAGTGAACCCCATGATCGGGGTGTTGATGGTCGGGGAGAAAGCCGCCGACCTGATCGGAGGTGGTGCGTGA
- a CDS encoding glycine betaine/L-proline ABC transporter ATP-binding protein, whose amino-acid sequence MTTTQKTDQNENENETTTGTAPVFSVEGLWKVFGPKADRVPADPELSALAPAELRARTGCTAAVHDVSFDVRKGEVFVVMGLSGSGKSTLVRCLTRLIEPTAGTIAIDGEDVRAMDKSRLRELRRHRAAMVFQHFGLLPHRTVIDNVAYGLEIQGVGRSERRERAAQVVKKVGLEGMEQRRPGQLSGGQRQRVGLARALAVDPEVLLFDEPFSALDPLIRREMQEEVVRLHHEEGRTMVFITHDLSEALKLGDRIALMRDGRVVQLGTPEEIVGSPADDYVREFVRDVPREQVMTVRTAMRAGDCGGADHPGALAADAVVAEAIKVVSRSRKPACVVEDGRCLGVVDHERLLDVVAGTELRKEAV is encoded by the coding sequence ATGACAACGACCCAGAAGACGGACCAGAACGAGAACGAGAACGAGACCACTACCGGGACCGCGCCGGTCTTCTCCGTCGAGGGCCTGTGGAAGGTCTTCGGCCCGAAGGCGGACCGCGTCCCGGCCGACCCCGAGCTGTCCGCGCTCGCCCCCGCCGAACTGCGCGCCCGCACCGGCTGCACCGCCGCCGTCCATGACGTCTCCTTCGACGTGCGCAAGGGCGAGGTCTTCGTCGTCATGGGCCTGTCCGGCTCCGGCAAGTCCACCCTCGTGCGCTGTCTGACCCGGCTGATCGAGCCGACCGCGGGCACCATCGCCATCGACGGCGAGGACGTGCGCGCCATGGACAAGTCCCGGCTGCGCGAGCTGCGCCGCCACCGCGCCGCGATGGTCTTCCAGCACTTCGGCCTGCTCCCGCACCGCACGGTCATCGACAACGTGGCGTACGGCCTGGAGATCCAGGGCGTCGGCAGGTCCGAGCGCCGTGAGCGGGCCGCCCAGGTCGTCAAGAAGGTCGGCCTGGAGGGCATGGAGCAGCGCAGGCCCGGCCAGCTGTCCGGCGGTCAGCGGCAGCGCGTCGGCCTGGCCCGCGCCCTCGCCGTCGACCCCGAGGTGCTCCTCTTCGACGAGCCGTTCAGCGCGCTCGACCCGCTGATCCGGCGCGAGATGCAGGAGGAGGTCGTCCGGCTGCACCACGAGGAGGGCCGCACGATGGTCTTCATCACCCACGACCTGAGCGAGGCGCTGAAGCTGGGCGACCGCATCGCCCTGATGCGCGACGGCCGCGTGGTGCAGTTGGGCACCCCGGAGGAGATCGTGGGCTCGCCCGCCGACGACTACGTGCGTGAGTTCGTCCGGGACGTCCCGCGCGAGCAGGTCATGACGGTGCGTACGGCCATGCGCGCCGGGGACTGCGGCGGAGCCGACCATCCCGGGGCGCTCGCCGCCGACGCGGTGGTCGCCGAGGCGATCAAGGTCGTCTCCCGCAGCCGCAAGCCCGCGTGTGTCGTGGAGGACGGCCGGTGTCTGGGGGTTGTCGATCACGAACGGCTCCTGGACGTCGTAGCCGGGACGGAGCTCCGCAAGGAGGCCGTCTGA
- a CDS encoding ABC transporter permease subunit has product MATITASAPLSLPGVLKHRAVHKLLLIAVAAAVLVPLANARWASGSWPGALTVDVSEPLAKTSDWIIDNRDSHPLFLYFFGYISNAVVLSVRAVYLVLLAAGWAGVTAFAGLVAWRVAGVRLALGTAAAFLACGLLGMWVPTMQTLAVMVVAVLTAVVVGALLGLAAGLSDRMDRALRPVLDTMQVLPAFAYLLPVALVFGMGVPAAVLATVVYAAPPMARLTSLGLRGADKEVLEAVESLGSTARQRLLTARIPLARKELLLGVNQTIMMALSMAVIASIIGAGGLGDRVYQGLSTVDVGAALAASIPIVLLAVILDRLTGAAGERLGATEPDQRRLRGRAGWGVAAAATVVVAVAVRLLNGTDWPSGWVVAIAEPVNTAKDWMVDHLYTGVPVVGGTAEWAGHFTTWVLDPLRDGLQGLPWWSLLLIVAALAWVIGTWRTALTAVLALAAIGVLGVWDKSLDTLSQVLAAVAVTVVLGFAIGIAAARSRRLERQLRPVLDVLQTMPQFVYLIPVVALFAVGRAPAVAAAVVYALPAVVRITTQGLRQVDPSAMESARSLGATTRQQLFQVQLPLARPALLLAVNQGVVLVLAVVVIGGLVGGGALGYDAVFGLAQGDLATGLVAGTAMVCLGLMLDRVTQPTERRTKKGA; this is encoded by the coding sequence ATGGCGACGATCACCGCGTCCGCGCCCCTCTCCCTACCCGGCGTCCTCAAGCACCGGGCCGTCCACAAGCTCCTGCTGATCGCCGTCGCCGCGGCGGTCCTCGTCCCGCTGGCGAACGCCCGCTGGGCCAGTGGCAGCTGGCCCGGCGCGCTCACCGTCGATGTCTCCGAACCGCTGGCCAAGACCAGCGACTGGATCATCGACAACCGCGACAGCCATCCGCTGTTCCTCTACTTCTTCGGCTACATCAGCAACGCGGTCGTCCTGTCCGTACGGGCCGTCTACCTGGTCCTCCTCGCGGCGGGCTGGGCGGGCGTCACCGCCTTCGCCGGCCTCGTCGCCTGGCGGGTGGCCGGGGTCCGGCTGGCCCTCGGCACGGCCGCCGCGTTCCTGGCCTGCGGACTGCTCGGCATGTGGGTGCCGACCATGCAGACGCTCGCCGTGATGGTCGTCGCCGTCCTCACGGCGGTCGTCGTCGGTGCCCTGCTGGGTCTCGCCGCCGGGCTGTCCGACCGTATGGACCGCGCCCTGCGTCCCGTCCTGGACACCATGCAGGTGCTGCCCGCCTTCGCCTACCTCCTCCCGGTGGCCCTGGTCTTCGGCATGGGCGTGCCCGCGGCCGTCCTCGCCACCGTCGTCTACGCGGCCCCGCCCATGGCCCGCCTCACCTCGCTCGGCCTGCGCGGCGCCGACAAGGAGGTCCTGGAAGCGGTCGAGTCGCTGGGCTCCACGGCCCGCCAACGGCTGCTGACCGCCCGTATCCCGCTGGCCCGCAAGGAACTCCTCCTCGGCGTCAACCAGACGATCATGATGGCGCTCTCCATGGCCGTCATCGCCTCGATCATCGGCGCGGGCGGCCTCGGTGACCGCGTCTACCAGGGTCTGTCCACCGTCGACGTCGGCGCCGCTCTCGCCGCGAGCATCCCGATCGTGCTGCTCGCCGTGATCCTCGACCGCCTCACGGGCGCGGCCGGGGAACGGCTCGGCGCCACCGAGCCCGACCAGCGCCGGCTTCGCGGCCGGGCCGGCTGGGGCGTCGCCGCCGCGGCCACCGTCGTCGTCGCCGTGGCGGTCCGCCTCCTCAACGGCACCGACTGGCCGTCCGGCTGGGTCGTCGCCATCGCCGAACCGGTCAACACCGCCAAGGACTGGATGGTCGACCACCTCTACACCGGCGTCCCCGTCGTCGGCGGCACCGCCGAATGGGCCGGGCACTTCACCACCTGGGTGCTCGACCCGCTCCGCGACGGCCTGCAGGGCCTGCCGTGGTGGTCGCTGCTGCTCATCGTCGCCGCCCTGGCCTGGGTGATCGGCACCTGGCGCACCGCGCTCACCGCGGTCCTCGCCCTGGCCGCGATCGGTGTCCTGGGCGTGTGGGACAAGTCCCTCGACACGCTGTCGCAGGTGCTCGCCGCCGTCGCGGTCACCGTCGTCCTCGGCTTCGCGATCGGCATCGCCGCCGCACGCAGCAGGCGCCTCGAACGCCAGCTGCGTCCCGTCCTGGACGTCCTGCAGACCATGCCGCAGTTCGTGTACCTGATCCCGGTCGTCGCGCTCTTCGCCGTGGGCCGTGCCCCCGCGGTCGCCGCCGCGGTCGTCTACGCGCTGCCCGCCGTCGTCCGCATCACCACGCAGGGCCTGCGCCAGGTCGACCCGAGCGCGATGGAGTCCGCCCGCTCGCTCGGCGCGACCACCCGCCAGCAGCTGTTCCAGGTCCAACTGCCGCTCGCCCGGCCCGCGCTGCTGCTCGCCGTGAACCAGGGCGTCGTCCTGGTCCTCGCCGTCGTCGTGATCGGCGGCCTGGTCGGCGGCGGCGCCCTCGGCTACGACGCCGTGTTCGGCCTCGCGCAGGGCGACCTGGCCACGGGTCTGGTGGCCGGCACCGCCATGGTCTGCCTCGGCCTGATGCTCGACCGGGTGACGCAGCCGACGGAACGCCGTACGAAGAAGGGAGCGTGA
- a CDS encoding ABC transporter substrate-binding protein, with protein MRFRTTALPALVAGASSLLLLTGCGAADMTKQASPFANAQGAKTVTLSVQSWVGAQANVAVAQYLLEHKLGYRVDTVQIDEVPAWDALSQGRIDALMEDWGHPEEEQRYVADKKTITRGGDLGVTGHIGWFVPTYFAKEHPDVTDWKNLNKYASQLRTAESGGKGQLMDGSPSYVTNDKALVKNLNLDYQVVFAGSEAAQITQMRQFAKEKKPFLTYWYTPQWLFKKVPMTEVKLPAYKEGCDADPEKVACAYPHTPLQKYLNTDFAKNGGKAAALLKKFKWTTEDQNEVSLMIADQKLSPEEAAKKWVDSHESTWKAWLS; from the coding sequence ATGCGATTTCGTACGACTGCGCTACCTGCCCTAGTGGCCGGCGCGTCCTCGCTCCTGCTGCTGACCGGCTGCGGTGCCGCCGACATGACCAAGCAGGCCTCGCCCTTCGCCAACGCCCAGGGCGCCAAGACGGTGACCCTGTCGGTGCAGTCCTGGGTGGGGGCGCAGGCCAACGTGGCCGTCGCCCAGTACCTCCTGGAGCACAAGCTCGGCTACCGCGTCGACACCGTCCAGATCGACGAGGTGCCCGCCTGGGACGCGCTCAGCCAGGGCCGGATCGACGCGCTCATGGAGGACTGGGGCCACCCCGAGGAGGAGCAGCGGTACGTCGCCGACAAGAAGACGATCACGCGCGGCGGCGACCTCGGCGTCACCGGACACATCGGCTGGTTCGTCCCGACGTACTTCGCCAAGGAGCACCCGGACGTCACCGACTGGAAGAACCTGAACAAGTACGCCTCGCAGCTGCGTACGGCGGAGAGCGGCGGCAAGGGCCAGCTGATGGACGGCTCGCCCTCCTACGTCACCAACGACAAGGCACTGGTGAAGAACCTGAACCTGGACTACCAGGTCGTCTTCGCCGGCTCCGAGGCCGCGCAGATCACGCAGATGAGGCAGTTCGCCAAGGAGAAGAAGCCCTTCCTGACGTACTGGTACACCCCGCAGTGGCTGTTCAAGAAGGTCCCCATGACCGAGGTCAAGCTGCCCGCCTACAAGGAGGGCTGCGACGCCGACCCGGAGAAGGTGGCCTGCGCCTATCCGCACACCCCGCTGCAGAAGTACCTCAACACGGACTTCGCGAAGAACGGCGGCAAGGCGGCCGCCCTGCTGAAGAAGTTCAAGTGGACGACCGAGGACCAGAACGAGGTCTCCCTGATGATCGCCGACCAGAAGCTGTCTCCGGAGGAGGCGGCGAAGAAGTGGGTGGACAGCCACGAGTCCACGTGGAAGGCGTGGCTGTCCTGA
- a CDS encoding isocitrate lyase/phosphoenolpyruvate mutase family protein — protein MSKVDTFRSLHHRRLAGDPLVLPGPWDAASARVCVEAGFPALATPSAGVAASLGYEDGATPADEMFAAVARVVRAVDVPVSADVEGGYGLAPKELVERLLEAGAVGCNLEDSDSGVLKDPRRHAEWLAQVRYAAGDRLFVNARVDVFSVGFTDPEQAAEQAIERAASYVAAGADCVYPIGAPTTVLPLLRSGIQGPINVYARLDGEGPSPTELGELGATRVTFGPGLQRRATAALREIAAQLR, from the coding sequence GTGAGCAAGGTAGACACGTTCCGCTCCCTGCACCACCGCCGCCTCGCCGGCGATCCCCTCGTCCTGCCCGGCCCCTGGGACGCGGCCAGTGCCCGGGTGTGTGTCGAGGCGGGGTTCCCGGCGCTCGCGACGCCCAGCGCGGGAGTGGCCGCCTCTCTCGGGTACGAGGACGGGGCGACCCCGGCCGACGAGATGTTCGCGGCGGTCGCCCGGGTCGTACGGGCCGTGGACGTACCGGTGTCGGCGGACGTCGAGGGCGGATACGGGCTCGCGCCGAAGGAGCTGGTGGAGCGGCTGCTGGAGGCGGGGGCCGTCGGGTGCAACCTCGAGGACTCCGACTCAGGTGTCCTCAAGGACCCGCGGCGGCACGCCGAATGGCTGGCGCAGGTGCGGTACGCGGCCGGCGACCGGCTCTTCGTCAACGCCCGCGTCGACGTCTTCTCGGTCGGGTTCACCGACCCCGAGCAGGCCGCCGAACAGGCCATCGAGCGGGCCGCGTCGTACGTCGCCGCGGGCGCCGACTGCGTCTATCCGATCGGCGCCCCGACGACCGTACTGCCGTTGCTGCGGTCCGGGATCCAGGGGCCGATCAACGTCTACGCCCGGCTGGACGGCGAGGGCCCCTCGCCCACCGAACTCGGTGAACTCGGGGCCACTCGCGTCACGTTCGGGCCGGGCCTGCAACGGCGGGCGACCGCGGCTCTGCGGGAGATCGCCGCACAGCTGAGGTAG
- a CDS encoding carboxymuconolactone decarboxylase family protein encodes MSALSAAAKKGLGDPALAELVVIRASQLNHCAFCLDMHLTIAREHGVSQKQLDLLSAWEEAGDVYDERERAALALTEAVTVLTAGGFVPDEVYERAAKHFDEARLAHLVGLIAAINNWNRVMVARRIAPGGYQP; translated from the coding sequence ATGTCCGCGCTCAGCGCCGCCGCGAAGAAGGGGCTCGGCGACCCCGCGCTCGCCGAGCTCGTGGTGATCCGGGCCTCGCAGCTCAATCACTGCGCGTTCTGTCTCGACATGCACCTCACGATCGCCCGCGAGCACGGGGTGAGCCAGAAGCAGCTCGATCTGCTCAGTGCCTGGGAGGAGGCCGGGGACGTCTACGACGAGCGGGAGCGGGCCGCGCTCGCGCTGACCGAGGCGGTCACCGTCCTGACTGCGGGAGGCTTCGTGCCCGACGAGGTGTACGAGCGGGCCGCCAAGCACTTCGACGAGGCCCGGCTCGCCCATCTCGTCGGGCTGATCGCCGCCATCAACAACTGGAACCGGGTGATGGTCGCCCGCAGGATCGCGCCGGGGGGTTACCAGCCGTGA
- a CDS encoding carboxymuconolactone decarboxylase family protein, with protein MTTNHDTTTGEYVPEAPARMQWTQLAPEVYKAMIRLDTAAKQGLDHKLYELVKIRASQINHCAFCVDMHSKDALAAGESVERIIQLSAWDESRHFYTEKELAALELTEAVTVLTDGFVPDEVYEKAAKHFEEAELAQLISAIAVINAWNRFGVTFRMAPGHYEPGQHK; from the coding sequence ATGACGACGAACCACGACACGACGACCGGAGAGTACGTACCCGAGGCGCCGGCCCGGATGCAGTGGACCCAGCTCGCCCCCGAGGTCTACAAGGCGATGATCCGCCTCGACACGGCCGCCAAGCAGGGTCTCGACCACAAGCTGTACGAGCTGGTGAAGATCCGCGCCTCGCAGATCAACCACTGTGCCTTTTGCGTCGACATGCACTCCAAGGACGCGCTCGCGGCGGGCGAGAGCGTCGAGCGGATCATCCAGCTCAGCGCCTGGGACGAGTCGCGGCACTTCTACACCGAGAAGGAACTCGCGGCGCTGGAGCTGACCGAGGCGGTGACCGTCCTGACGGACGGTTTCGTGCCCGACGAGGTGTACGAGAAGGCCGCCAAGCACTTCGAGGAGGCCGAGCTGGCGCAGTTGATCTCCGCGATCGCGGTGATCAACGCGTGGAACCGGTTCGGTGTGACCTTCCGTATGGCGCCGGGGCACTACGAGCCGGGGCAGCACAAGTGA